The following are from one region of the Vitis riparia cultivar Riparia Gloire de Montpellier isolate 1030 chromosome 14, EGFV_Vit.rip_1.0, whole genome shotgun sequence genome:
- the LOC117931423 gene encoding calmodulin-like: MSQKTSVAVLNESTVNDFVQDSDAFEKCVDEQFKMFDSKGNGAVSRADIRRGYGRLMALEYEKQSEEEINSLNDSIFERFDEERNGTLSREQFRRFMKEMMLAMARSFGDVPVQVALEHDSMLMKAVEHELSRG, translated from the coding sequence atgtCCCAAAAAACGAGTGTAGCAGTCCTCAACGAGTCGACCGTTAACGACTTCGTCCAAGACTCCGACGCCTTTGAGAAATGCGTTGACGAACAGTTCAAAATGTTCGATTCTAAGGGCAACGGGGCGGTGTCCCGAGCGGACATCCGCAGAGGATATGGGAGGTTGATGGCGTTGGAGTATGAGAAGCAGTCGGAGGAAGAAATCAACAGTCTGAACGACAGCATTTTCGAAAGGTTTGATGAGGAGAGGAATGGAACGTTGAGCCGGGAGCAGTTCAGGAGGTTTATGAAGGAGATGATGCTGGCCATGGCCCGGAGCTTCGGGGATGTGCCGGTTCAGGTGGCTCTTGAGCATGACAGTATGCTTATGAAGGCTGTTGAGCATGAGCTGTCGAGAGGGTGA